In Desulfotignum phosphitoxidans DSM 13687, a single window of DNA contains:
- the rpsK gene encoding 30S ribosomal protein S11 — protein sequence MAKKSKKTISKKRVKKNISTGIVHIQSTFNNTIVTIADENGNTISWASAGMQGFKGSRKSTPFAAKLVAEDAGAKAMEHGMKNVGVYVKGPGPGRESALRALHALGFNISMIKDVTPVPHNGCRPPKRRRV from the coding sequence ATGGCAAAAAAGTCGAAAAAGACCATTAGCAAAAAACGGGTGAAAAAGAATATTTCCACCGGCATTGTGCATATTCAATCCACGTTCAACAATACCATTGTCACCATTGCCGATGAAAACGGGAATACGATCTCCTGGGCCAGTGCCGGGATGCAGGGTTTCAAGGGGTCCAGAAAAAGCACTCCGTTTGCGGCCAAACTGGTGGCGGAAGATGCCGGAGCCAAAGCCATGGAACATGGTATGAAAAATGTGGGCGTTTATGTCAAAGGGCCCGGCCCGGGAAGAGAATCCGCGCTGCGGGCTTTGCATGCCCTGGGATTCAATATTTCCATGATCAAGGATGTTACCCCGGTGCCCCATAATGGATGCCGTCCGCCCAAACGTAGAAGAGTATAA
- the secY gene encoding preprotein translocase subunit SecY, translating into MIQNSYQNVLKLPDLKRKILMTLALLFVYRIGVHVPTPGIDATALASFFAAASGTLFSMFNMFSGGALERLSIFALGIMPYISASIILELMTVVVPHLAQLKKEGDAGRKKKTQYTRYGTVVLSIIQGFGISVGLESMTSPAGVAIVPDPGWGFRLVTIITLTAGTAFIMWLGEQITERGIGNGISLIIFAGIVAAMPSAIGNTVRLMSTGEMGIFAIIILLVIMVSVVACIIFMEQAQRRIPVHYAKRVVGRKMYGGQTSHLPLKINTAGVIPPIFASSIIMFPTTIAQFANMPILQTVAAMFSPGTIWYYLLYVGFIIFFCFFYTAVQFNPDDVADNMKKNGGYIPGIRPGKRTSEYIDKVLTRITLAGAIYVSAVCVLPTMLMDKFNVPFYFGGTALLIVVGVSIDTISQIESHLITGNYDGFLGRSGARRIKGRS; encoded by the coding sequence ATGATACAAAACAGCTACCAGAATGTCTTGAAACTGCCTGATCTCAAACGCAAGATTCTGATGACGCTTGCATTGCTGTTTGTCTACCGCATCGGCGTCCATGTGCCGACCCCGGGGATTGACGCCACTGCGCTGGCCTCATTTTTTGCAGCTGCCTCCGGCACCCTGTTTTCCATGTTCAACATGTTTTCAGGTGGTGCACTGGAACGGTTGTCCATTTTCGCTCTGGGTATTATGCCTTACATCAGTGCCTCCATTATTCTGGAGTTGATGACGGTGGTCGTGCCTCATCTGGCCCAGCTAAAAAAGGAAGGGGATGCGGGACGAAAGAAGAAGACCCAGTACACCCGCTATGGCACCGTGGTTTTGAGCATCATTCAGGGCTTTGGTATCAGTGTGGGCCTGGAATCCATGACATCTCCGGCCGGCGTTGCCATTGTGCCGGATCCGGGATGGGGTTTTCGCCTGGTGACGATCATTACATTGACCGCCGGTACCGCATTTATCATGTGGCTGGGGGAACAGATCACGGAAAGAGGGATCGGAAACGGCATCTCCCTGATCATTTTTGCCGGTATTGTGGCGGCCATGCCGTCTGCCATCGGAAATACCGTGCGGCTGATGAGCACGGGTGAAATGGGAATTTTTGCCATCATCATTCTGCTGGTTATCATGGTCAGCGTGGTGGCCTGCATCATTTTTATGGAACAGGCCCAGCGAAGGATACCGGTGCATTATGCCAAACGGGTGGTGGGTCGCAAAATGTACGGCGGTCAAACTTCGCATCTGCCGTTGAAAATCAACACCGCCGGTGTGATTCCACCCATTTTTGCGTCTTCCATCATCATGTTCCCCACCACGATTGCGCAGTTTGCCAACATGCCCATACTGCAGACCGTTGCAGCCATGTTCAGTCCGGGTACCATCTGGTATTATCTGTTGTATGTGGGATTTATCATCTTTTTCTGCTTTTTTTATACGGCTGTGCAGTTCAATCCGGATGATGTGGCAGATAACATGAAAAAAAATGGTGGGTATATTCCTGGAATCCGTCCGGGGAAACGGACGTCTGAATATATCGACAAAGTGTTGACGAGGATCACGCTGGCGGGTGCCATCTATGTATCTGCCGTATGTGTGCTTCCCACCATGCTCATGGATAAATTCAACGTGCCTTTTTATTTCGGCGGTACAGCGCTGTTGATCGTGGTCGGGGTATCCATCGATACCATTTCACAGATCGAATCCCATTTGATTACGGGTAATTATGACGGTTTTCTTGGAAGGTCCGGCGCCAGGCGCATTAAGGGCAGATCTTAA
- the rpmJ gene encoding 50S ribosomal protein L36, with translation MKVRASVKKICRDCKIIKRRGVIRVICINKRHKQRQG, from the coding sequence ATGAAAGTAAGAGCATCTGTTAAAAAAATATGCAGAGACTGTAAAATTATTAAGAGACGTGGTGTCATCAGGGTTATTTGTATTAACAAGCGCCATAAACAGCGGCAGGGATAG
- the rplO gene encoding 50S ribosomal protein L15, with protein MQLHDLAPAPGSRKNRKRVGRGPGSGMGKTSTRGHKGLKARSGGSVRPGFEGGQMPIYRRLPKRGFTNIFKTNNAVLNIKDLERFEEGVTIDPQILYQANLVKGRVDGIKILGSGDVTKKLVLKNLLVSKTARDKIEAAGGSVE; from the coding sequence ATGCAGCTTCATGATCTGGCCCCGGCGCCGGGAAGCAGAAAAAATAGAAAACGCGTGGGCAGGGGCCCGGGGTCGGGTATGGGAAAAACCTCTACCCGGGGTCATAAAGGCTTGAAAGCCCGTTCCGGGGGCAGTGTCAGACCCGGATTCGAAGGCGGACAGATGCCGATCTACCGTCGGTTGCCCAAACGCGGGTTTACAAACATATTTAAAACAAACAATGCGGTGTTGAATATAAAGGATCTGGAGCGGTTTGAAGAAGGTGTCACCATTGATCCGCAAATTCTGTATCAAGCCAATCTGGTCAAAGGCCGGGTCGACGGTATCAAGATTTTAGGCTCAGGCGATGTAACCAAGAAACTGGTATTGAAAAATCTTTTGGTTTCCAAAACTGCCAGAGACAAAATTGAAGCTGCCGGTGGCAGTGTTGAATAA
- the cobA gene encoding uroporphyrinogen-III C-methyltransferase — MTNKSGKVYLIGAGPGDPGLLTLKAKSCIEQADVVVYDYLAPPAFLAYASKDAQRIYVGKKGGDHTLSQHEINQLLVEKAGQGLHVARLKGGDPFVFGRGAEEAQELLAAGVAYEVIPGVTSAISAPAYAGIPVTHRDHTSFVSFITGHEDPTRKNSRMQWDVFARSDATLVFLMGVKNLENIVTQLMKHGKPADTPVALVRWGTTPQQQTVTGTLETIVENIRQARLKSPAVIVVGSVVSLRKELAWFDRTPLFGKNIVITRARAQASGLAADLTRLGANCIEIPTIRIEPPADNTPVIDAIHRIKEYDWLVFTSVNGVQFFFDTLFGLGKDVRILGHLKFACIGPVTKQRLADYGIVSDILPETFRAESVVQAFSTADIQGKAVLLPRAKKARTILPEELTQLGARVDEVTAYETVLEQEAGPTLNELLENKQIDAVTFTSSSTVTNFMSLLPSGKAADLMKHVTIASIGPITSDTVRTFGLTPTMEADPYTIEGLVDQLLTHYIQRGIS; from the coding sequence ATGACAAATAAATCCGGTAAAGTCTATCTGATCGGGGCTGGCCCCGGTGATCCGGGCCTGCTTACGCTCAAGGCAAAATCCTGCATTGAACAGGCGGATGTGGTGGTTTACGACTATCTGGCACCCCCGGCTTTTCTGGCGTATGCATCCAAAGATGCCCAGCGCATCTATGTGGGGAAAAAAGGCGGGGATCACACCTTGTCCCAGCATGAAATCAACCAGCTGCTGGTGGAAAAGGCGGGACAGGGACTGCATGTGGCAAGGCTCAAAGGCGGAGACCCGTTTGTGTTCGGCAGAGGCGCGGAAGAAGCCCAGGAACTGCTGGCGGCCGGGGTTGCCTATGAAGTCATCCCAGGTGTCACTTCAGCCATATCCGCACCGGCCTATGCCGGTATTCCGGTCACCCACAGAGATCACACCTCGTTTGTCTCTTTTATCACCGGCCATGAAGACCCCACCCGCAAAAATTCCCGCATGCAGTGGGATGTGTTTGCCAGATCCGATGCCACCCTGGTGTTTCTCATGGGGGTGAAAAATCTGGAAAACATTGTCACCCAGCTGATGAAACACGGCAAACCGGCAGATACCCCAGTCGCTCTGGTGCGGTGGGGAACCACCCCCCAGCAGCAAACCGTCACCGGTACTCTGGAAACCATTGTTGAAAACATCCGTCAGGCCCGCCTGAAATCACCGGCTGTGATTGTGGTGGGATCTGTGGTGTCCCTGCGCAAAGAACTGGCCTGGTTTGACAGGACCCCCTTGTTTGGTAAAAACATCGTCATCACCCGGGCCCGGGCCCAGGCATCCGGTCTGGCGGCCGATTTAACAAGACTGGGGGCCAACTGCATTGAAATCCCCACAATCCGGATTGAGCCGCCGGCCGACAATACCCCGGTCATTGATGCCATCCATCGAATCAAAGAATATGACTGGCTGGTATTCACTTCCGTCAATGGGGTTCAATTTTTCTTTGATACCCTGTTTGGTCTGGGCAAAGATGTCCGGATCCTGGGACATTTGAAATTTGCCTGTATCGGCCCGGTGACCAAACAGCGCCTGGCGGATTACGGCATTGTCAGTGACATTCTTCCTGAAACGTTTCGGGCGGAATCGGTGGTCCAAGCGTTCTCGACAGCGGATATTCAAGGTAAAGCCGTGCTGTTGCCCCGGGCCAAAAAGGCAAGAACCATTCTGCCGGAGGAATTGACCCAATTGGGTGCCCGGGTGGATGAAGTCACCGCCTATGAGACAGTCCTGGAACAGGAAGCCGGTCCGACCCTCAATGAACTGCTGGAAAACAAACAGATTGACGCCGTCACTTTTACCAGTTCTTCCACAGTGACCAATTTCATGTCTCTGCTGCCTTCGGGCAAAGCCGCTGACCTGATGAAACATGTCACCATTGCCAGCATCGGCCCCATCACTTCAGATACCGTCCGAACTTTCGGACTGACACCCACAATGGAAGCCGATCCTTACACCATCGAAGGCCTGGTGGACCAATTGTTGACCCATTACATCCAGAGGGGGATATCATGA
- the moaA gene encoding GTP 3',8-cyclase MoaA: MNAGGRPINYLRISVTDRCNFRCRYCVPASPFTVIPHNEIARYEEILRITRLACDMGITKVRLTGGEPFVRKNILSFIQQLCAINTLKDISITTNGSLLTREKIQALLDMGIRRLNFSLDTLVPARFEAITRRNRFDHVWESIMTAHELGMAPIKINTVVIRGINDDEVADLAALTLNFPFHIRFIEYMPMGESHLEKQQQVLTAEIRQNIETRLGPLQQIPHRANDGPSKNFQLSGGSGIVGFITPISSHFCSECNRLRLTSRGYLRPCLLNDYEKDILTPLREGATDEQLKEIIQSSLKHKPLCHTLGQQRPKDMPISHMTSIGG, translated from the coding sequence ATGAATGCCGGAGGCCGCCCCATCAACTACCTGCGGATTTCGGTAACCGACCGGTGCAACTTCCGGTGCCGCTATTGTGTTCCGGCTTCCCCTTTTACCGTGATTCCCCACAATGAAATTGCCAGGTATGAAGAAATTCTGAGAATCACCCGGCTGGCTTGTGACATGGGGATCACCAAAGTACGGCTCACTGGTGGGGAACCGTTTGTAAGAAAAAATATTCTTTCTTTTATTCAGCAGCTGTGTGCCATCAACACCCTGAAAGATATCTCCATCACCACCAACGGATCTCTACTGACCCGGGAGAAAATCCAGGCGCTTCTGGACATGGGGATTCGCCGGCTCAACTTCAGTCTGGATACCCTGGTTCCGGCCCGGTTTGAAGCCATCACCCGGCGCAACCGTTTCGACCATGTGTGGGAGTCGATCATGACCGCCCATGAACTGGGCATGGCCCCCATTAAAATCAACACTGTGGTCATCCGGGGCATCAATGATGATGAAGTGGCCGACCTGGCGGCGTTGACCCTTAATTTCCCTTTTCATATCCGGTTCATCGAATACATGCCCATGGGGGAGTCACACTTGGAAAAACAGCAACAGGTGTTGACAGCGGAAATCCGGCAGAATATTGAAACCCGTCTGGGGCCGTTGCAGCAAATACCCCACCGGGCCAACGACGGCCCATCCAAAAATTTTCAGCTGTCCGGTGGTTCAGGCATCGTTGGATTCATCACACCCATCTCCTCCCATTTCTGCAGTGAATGCAACCGGCTTCGCCTGACGTCCCGGGGATATCTGCGGCCCTGCCTGCTAAATGACTATGAAAAAGACATTTTAACGCCCTTGCGGGAAGGCGCCACTGATGAACAATTAAAAGAGATCATTCAATCATCTCTCAAACACAAGCCGTTGTGTCACACCTTAGGGCAGCAGCGACCCAAAGATATGCCCATCAGCCATATGACCTCCATTGGAGGGTAA
- the infA gene encoding translation initiation factor IF-1: MAKEEPIKVDGKVLETLPNAMFKVELENKHVLLAHISGKMRMHFIKILPGDRVTVEISPYDLSRGRITYRFK, from the coding sequence ATGGCAAAAGAAGAGCCCATCAAAGTCGACGGGAAAGTACTTGAAACCCTGCCAAATGCCATGTTCAAAGTAGAACTTGAAAACAAACATGTCCTTTTGGCGCATATTTCGGGAAAAATGCGCATGCATTTCATAAAAATATTACCCGGAGACAGGGTAACAGTGGAAATATCCCCCTATGATCTGAGCCGGGGAAGAATCACATACCGCTTTAAATAA
- the rplQ gene encoding 50S ribosomal protein L17 — MKHRKSVLKLNRTSSHRKAMFRNMVTSLFKHTSIKTTEAKAKGLRVIADNMVTLAKRGDLHARRQALAVIQEKDVVHRLFDEMSESFASRQGGYTRITKLGPRKGDVAPMVQIELIMD, encoded by the coding sequence ATGAAACATAGAAAATCCGTATTAAAACTGAACAGAACCTCAAGTCACCGCAAGGCGATGTTTAGAAACATGGTGACATCCCTGTTCAAGCACACCAGCATCAAAACCACAGAAGCCAAAGCCAAAGGCCTGCGGGTCATTGCCGACAACATGGTCACTCTGGCCAAGCGGGGCGATCTTCATGCCAGACGGCAGGCCCTGGCAGTGATCCAGGAAAAAGATGTGGTGCACAGACTTTTTGATGAAATGTCGGAAAGTTTTGCCTCACGGCAGGGCGGTTATACCAGAATAACCAAGCTGGGTCCTCGTAAAGGGGATGTGGCGCCCATGGTTCAAATTGAATTGATCATGGATTAG
- the hemC gene encoding hydroxymethylbilane synthase, whose translation MSEEIRIGTRGSQLALWQANHVKELISHAFPEIHVTITVIKTTGDRITDRPLAQVGGKGLFVKEIEAALLNGEIDLAVHSMKDMPGELPLGLTIGAVPCRENPFDVLISRHNLALDDYPPGTVVGTSSLRRASQLKFLRPDLTIRSIRGNLDTRMRKLMSKEFDAIVLAAAGLLRLGQADKITQYLDENTMVPAVGQGALCIETRDNDAKTAHIMAKLDHGPTRVCVQGERAFLKQIEGSCHIPVACYGKIIEDNVLLTAVVSSEDGCRRIREQTLSPVTDVAARGRALAQTVLENGGKQILETLTTHDK comes from the coding sequence ATGTCTGAAGAAATACGAATCGGCACCCGGGGCAGTCAACTGGCCCTGTGGCAGGCCAATCATGTCAAAGAACTGATTTCACATGCGTTTCCGGAAATTCATGTCACCATCACTGTGATCAAAACCACCGGGGACCGGATTACAGACCGGCCCCTGGCCCAGGTGGGCGGCAAAGGACTTTTTGTCAAGGAGATTGAAGCCGCCCTGCTCAATGGTGAGATCGACCTGGCAGTGCACAGCATGAAAGATATGCCCGGAGAACTGCCCTTGGGATTGACCATCGGGGCCGTGCCCTGCCGGGAAAATCCCTTTGATGTGCTGATTTCCCGGCATAACCTGGCACTGGATGACTATCCCCCGGGAACCGTGGTGGGCACCTCCAGTCTGCGGCGGGCTTCCCAGCTCAAATTTCTTAGACCGGACCTGACCATCCGTTCCATCCGGGGAAATTTAGATACCCGGATGCGCAAACTCATGTCAAAAGAATTTGATGCCATTGTGCTGGCAGCCGCCGGCCTGCTGCGCCTGGGCCAGGCAGACAAGATCACCCAGTACCTGGATGAGAATACCATGGTCCCGGCCGTAGGCCAGGGGGCGTTGTGCATTGAAACCCGGGACAACGATGCAAAAACAGCGCACATTATGGCAAAACTGGACCATGGCCCTACCCGTGTGTGTGTTCAGGGAGAACGGGCCTTTTTAAAACAGATTGAAGGCTCCTGCCATATCCCTGTGGCATGTTATGGCAAAATAATTGAAGATAACGTCCTTCTCACTGCAGTGGTTTCGTCGGAAGACGGTTGCAGGCGAATCAGAGAACAGACCCTTTCCCCTGTAACCGATGTTGCCGCCCGGGGGCGGGCCCTGGCACAGACTGTGCTGGAAAACGGCGGCAAACAGATTTTGGAGACCCTGACAACTCATGACAAATAA
- the rpsD gene encoding 30S ribosomal protein S4 has protein sequence MSRYTGSVCRQCRRENIKLFLKGDRCFSDKCSFDRRGYPPGEHGQKRVKVSDYGLQLREKQKVRRIYGLSEKQFRITFKRADRQKGITGTNLLSLLETRLDNTVFRMGFVNSRNQGRHLVQHGHFTVNGKKVDIPSFHVKKGDIVALREKSKKIQAISDSLDAIVRRGIPQWLEIDKEKFQGEVVNIPAREDITLPIQEQLIVELYSK, from the coding sequence TTGTCACGTTATACAGGATCAGTCTGTCGTCAGTGCAGACGCGAGAATATCAAACTTTTTCTGAAAGGCGACCGCTGTTTTTCAGACAAATGCAGTTTTGACCGGCGGGGATACCCCCCGGGAGAACATGGTCAAAAAAGAGTCAAAGTGTCTGATTACGGTTTACAGTTGCGGGAAAAGCAAAAAGTCCGCAGAATTTACGGCCTGTCTGAAAAACAGTTCCGCATCACGTTTAAACGGGCGGACAGACAAAAAGGGATCACCGGCACCAACCTGCTGAGCCTGCTGGAAACCCGGTTGGACAATACAGTATTCAGAATGGGGTTTGTCAATTCCAGGAATCAGGGAAGACATCTGGTCCAGCACGGACATTTCACTGTGAACGGCAAAAAAGTGGATATCCCGTCTTTTCATGTCAAAAAAGGGGATATTGTCGCTTTGCGGGAAAAAAGCAAAAAGATCCAGGCCATATCAGATTCCTTGGATGCGATTGTCAGACGGGGAATTCCTCAATGGCTGGAAATCGATAAGGAAAAATTTCAAGGTGAAGTGGTAAACATTCCAGCCAGAGAAGACATCACATTGCCGATTCAGGAACAGTTGATCGTTGAGCTGTATTCAAAATAG
- a CDS encoding tetratricopeptide repeat protein, whose translation MTPRFTSREFSFLKPDSDTSSPIQAPDTYFSDLVHQKSAAFTAFEQRLLSVDIPKKKFICAVIQVADTATEDILEKARDIFESWLRSMSDNQRGIWETLDNRAFVLVFWDYDNQKTAMDLLESLKAKITRALKTELLVGVARFPFQKYSRSEVFANALKAIDHAAFFGFGHMRHFDGISLNISGDRLYQLGHYDAAIKEYEKGLALSPKDINLMNSLGVCYGVTGNLEKAKTYFEAALDINPKEVMVIYNLGLTSQVVEDTDKAVLLLRKAHGIDGRIFEVELLLGHLLFQAKKLEAALPHLETAAQVNPKSSMAHRIMGEIFLEQEKPDQAGAAFNTAVKLNPLDPVALSGYALVMTQKNRNLKIALTFAEKSVALAPDNEMFQERLIRVQQALQENDAADDPSRKSASA comes from the coding sequence ATGACACCCAGATTCACATCCAGGGAATTTTCTTTTCTCAAACCGGATTCCGACACATCGTCTCCCATCCAGGCCCCTGACACCTATTTTTCAGACCTGGTGCATCAGAAATCCGCTGCATTTACCGCTTTTGAACAACGGTTGTTATCAGTGGACATTCCCAAAAAAAAGTTTATCTGCGCGGTGATTCAGGTGGCAGATACGGCAACGGAAGACATCCTGGAAAAGGCCCGGGATATTTTTGAATCCTGGTTACGTTCCATGTCCGACAACCAGCGGGGTATCTGGGAAACCCTGGATAACCGGGCGTTTGTGCTTGTTTTCTGGGATTATGACAACCAGAAAACAGCCATGGATCTGCTGGAATCCCTTAAAGCCAAGATCACCCGGGCATTGAAAACAGAACTGCTGGTGGGGGTGGCCCGGTTTCCCTTTCAGAAATATTCCCGTTCCGAGGTGTTTGCCAATGCCCTGAAAGCCATTGATCATGCCGCTTTTTTCGGTTTCGGCCACATGCGGCATTTTGACGGAATTTCCCTGAACATCAGCGGAGACCGGCTGTACCAGCTGGGACACTATGATGCCGCCATCAAAGAATATGAAAAAGGCCTGGCCCTGTCTCCCAAAGACATCAACCTGATGAACAGTTTAGGGGTGTGTTACGGGGTCACGGGCAACCTGGAAAAAGCCAAGACATATTTTGAAGCAGCCCTGGATATCAATCCCAAAGAGGTCATGGTGATCTACAACCTGGGTCTGACCAGCCAGGTTGTTGAAGACACGGACAAGGCCGTATTACTTCTGCGCAAGGCCCACGGGATTGACGGCCGCATCTTTGAAGTGGAGCTGCTGCTGGGGCATCTGCTGTTTCAGGCAAAAAAACTGGAAGCAGCCCTGCCCCATCTGGAAACCGCGGCCCAGGTGAATCCCAAATCCAGTATGGCCCACCGGATCATGGGAGAAATATTTCTGGAACAGGAAAAACCGGATCAGGCAGGGGCAGCTTTCAATACGGCAGTCAAGCTCAATCCTTTGGATCCCGTGGCCCTGTCCGGGTATGCCTTGGTCATGACACAGAAAAACCGCAATTTAAAAATCGCGTTGACATTTGCTGAAAAAAGCGTGGCCCTGGCCCCTGACAATGAGATGTTTCAGGAGCGGCTGATCCGGGTACAGCAAGCGCTGCAGGAAAATGACGCAGCGGATGACCCGTCCCGCAAATCTGCATCCGCTTAA
- a CDS encoding FmdB family zinc ribbon protein, protein MPIYEYQCNACQKEFEALVMGKNAPVCPSCSSPDLSRLMSKCGFVSKSSGPGGESQVTASSASSACGSCSSGSCATCGMG, encoded by the coding sequence ATGCCGATTTATGAATATCAATGTAATGCATGCCAAAAAGAATTTGAAGCCCTGGTGATGGGGAAGAACGCTCCGGTGTGTCCTTCCTGCAGCAGTCCGGATCTGTCCCGGCTCATGTCCAAATGCGGGTTTGTATCCAAATCCAGTGGTCCGGGCGGTGAAAGCCAGGTGACCGCATCTTCTGCCTCTTCCGCCTGCGGCAGCTGTTCTTCGGGCAGCTGCGCCACCTGCGGTATGGGATAG
- the rpsM gene encoding 30S ribosomal protein S13, which produces MARIAGVDLPKDKHAWIALTYIYGIGPSRSRQILDKTGIDPTLTAGSLTEEQVNDIRKTIDAEYKVEGELRTDVSMNIKRLMDLGCYRGLRHRKGLPCHGQRTSTNARTRKGPKRAAVKKKK; this is translated from the coding sequence TTGGCACGTATTGCAGGAGTAGACTTACCAAAGGATAAGCACGCGTGGATTGCACTGACCTATATTTACGGTATCGGTCCCAGCAGATCCAGACAGATTCTTGACAAAACCGGAATCGACCCGACGCTCACGGCTGGCAGCCTGACAGAAGAGCAGGTCAATGATATCCGGAAAACCATTGACGCGGAATACAAGGTCGAAGGTGAACTCAGGACGGACGTGTCCATGAACATCAAACGATTGATGGACCTGGGATGTTATCGTGGCCTGCGCCACAGAAAAGGCCTTCCCTGTCATGGACAGCGGACGTCCACCAATGCCAGAACCCGGAAAGGCCCGAAAAGAGCCGCAGTTAAAAAGAAGAAATAG
- a CDS encoding D-sedoheptulose-7-phosphate isomerase, with the protein MSLQKFTPLIQTTVADSIQVKQSFFDTHLDAVETCARKIADTLTAGGKLLLFGNGGSAADCQHIAAEFINRFAMERPPLPAIALTCDTSVLTSIGNDYSFDDIFLKQIQALGRPGDLAIAISTSGNSPNVIRAAEEARKMGLFVVGFSGTAGQLQELSDIPFCVHSPVTARIQETHILLAHILCDLTERILFA; encoded by the coding sequence ATGTCGTTACAAAAATTCACACCCCTGATTCAAACCACTGTCGCAGACAGCATCCAGGTGAAACAGTCTTTTTTTGACACCCACCTGGATGCGGTTGAGACCTGTGCGCGGAAAATAGCAGACACCCTGACTGCCGGCGGCAAACTGCTGTTGTTCGGCAACGGCGGCAGTGCGGCCGACTGTCAGCACATTGCTGCGGAATTTATCAACCGCTTTGCCATGGAACGCCCGCCCCTGCCGGCCATTGCCCTGACCTGCGACACATCTGTGCTCACCAGCATCGGAAATGATTATTCATTTGATGATATTTTTTTAAAACAGATTCAGGCCCTGGGACGGCCCGGGGATCTGGCCATTGCCATTTCCACCTCAGGCAACTCCCCCAATGTGATCCGAGCGGCCGAGGAAGCCCGAAAAATGGGATTATTCGTGGTGGGATTCTCCGGAACCGCCGGCCAGCTTCAGGAGCTCAGCGATATCCCTTTTTGTGTCCACTCTCCGGTCACGGCACGAATTCAGGAAACCCATATTCTGCTGGCCCATATTTTATGCGATCTCACGGAAAGGATCCTGTTTGCATGA
- a CDS encoding DNA-directed RNA polymerase subunit alpha — protein sequence MSSEKIAYVNWREMIKPEKLDVTTTSTYGKFVCEPLERGYGITIGNSLRRIILSSIYGAAIVSVKFDDALHEFSVISDIREDVSEIILNLKELKLKAHDVEDRILTLSAKGETTVTGADIVSPDGKVEILNPEQHIATLSKNGVLNMTMVVKIGKGYALASANKDEDAPVGTIPIDAVFSPIKRVKYVVGTSRIGQKTDYDKLTLEVWTDGSVIPENAVAYAAKILKEQMNPFINFDEEKEPDFSEENGEEADNKFNENIYRSVDELELSVRSSNCLKNAKIHTIYQLVQKTDNEMLKTKNFGRKSLNEIKEVLASMDLSLGMDLEGFEPPEEENNQQGE from the coding sequence ATGTCATCTGAAAAAATTGCATATGTCAACTGGCGAGAGATGATCAAGCCCGAAAAGCTTGACGTCACGACGACTTCAACATATGGAAAATTTGTGTGTGAACCGCTGGAAAGAGGATACGGAATTACCATCGGCAATTCTCTGCGGCGGATAATTTTATCATCCATCTATGGTGCGGCGATCGTATCGGTAAAGTTTGATGATGCCCTGCATGAATTCAGCGTTATTTCCGATATCCGGGAAGATGTGTCAGAAATTATTTTGAACCTCAAGGAACTGAAACTCAAGGCGCATGACGTGGAAGACCGGATTCTGACACTCAGTGCCAAAGGTGAAACAACAGTGACAGGTGCTGATATTGTCAGCCCGGACGGTAAGGTGGAGATTTTAAATCCGGAACAGCATATTGCCACACTGTCCAAAAACGGGGTGTTGAACATGACCATGGTGGTCAAAATCGGAAAAGGGTATGCACTGGCATCTGCCAATAAGGATGAAGACGCACCTGTCGGCACCATTCCCATTGATGCGGTCTTTTCTCCGATTAAACGCGTGAAATATGTGGTGGGTACGTCCCGGATCGGTCAGAAAACGGACTATGACAAACTGACGCTGGAAGTCTGGACAGACGGCAGTGTCATTCCGGAAAACGCGGTGGCCTATGCCGCTAAAATCCTCAAGGAACAGATGAACCCGTTCATCAATTTTGATGAGGAAAAAGAACCTGATTTTTCCGAAGAAAACGGTGAAGAGGCCGACAACAAATTCAATGAAAACATTTATCGTTCCGTGGATGAACTTGAATTGTCTGTCAGAAGCTCCAACTGTCTGAAAAATGCCAAAATACATACCATTTATCAACTGGTTCAGAAAACAGATAATGAAATGCTCAAAACCAAGAACTTCGGTCGAAAATCGTTGAATGAAATCAAAGAAGTTCTGGCTTCCATGGATCTTTCTTTGGGTATGGATCTCGAAGGATTCGAACCACCGGAAGAAGAGAATAATCAGCAAGGAGAATAA